Proteins found in one Vicinamibacteria bacterium genomic segment:
- a CDS encoding efflux RND transporter periplasmic adaptor subunit — MNLRMAPLPLLAALLAACGGDTTASPPEFAREAQSAPPPLPEDVATGLAEVAKPEAEAETNPSVLVETGELVSPVRSELASKLTGRVGKVYVDEGARVRKGQPLLELETDYLKLEVARAEAALARADSAADEARRDFKRKEGLLAKGSVSQAVYDRTKAALDQAEAMRAEAEAALALAKQRLSDAVLLSPIDGIVAERRTAVGERLGDSSVAFVIVQVRPLRVRFRLPERYLASAERGQIVRARVDPYPDEVFEGKVTSVVRAVDASTRTFVVEAEIPNRDERLKPGLFARVELDLAVPAP, encoded by the coding sequence GCCCCTCTTCCGCTGCTGGCAGCGCTCCTTGCAGCCTGCGGCGGCGACACCACGGCGTCTCCTCCGGAATTCGCGAGGGAGGCGCAGAGCGCTCCTCCCCCGCTCCCCGAGGACGTGGCGACGGGCCTCGCCGAGGTAGCGAAGCCCGAAGCGGAAGCGGAGACGAACCCCTCGGTGCTCGTGGAAACGGGAGAGCTCGTTTCACCCGTTCGTTCCGAGCTCGCCTCCAAGCTGACCGGGCGGGTCGGAAAGGTCTACGTCGACGAAGGCGCCCGGGTCCGGAAAGGCCAGCCGCTCCTCGAGCTCGAAACGGATTACCTGAAGCTCGAGGTGGCGCGCGCCGAGGCGGCCCTCGCCCGCGCCGACTCCGCCGCCGACGAGGCGCGCCGGGACTTCAAGCGCAAGGAAGGGCTCCTGGCGAAGGGCTCGGTCTCGCAGGCGGTGTACGACCGCACCAAGGCCGCGCTCGATCAGGCCGAGGCAATGCGCGCGGAAGCGGAGGCGGCGCTCGCACTCGCGAAGCAGAGGCTGTCCGACGCGGTCCTTCTCTCCCCCATCGACGGCATCGTCGCCGAGCGCCGGACCGCCGTGGGCGAGAGGCTCGGCGACTCGAGCGTGGCCTTCGTGATCGTGCAGGTGAGGCCCTTGAGGGTGCGGTTCCGCCTCCCCGAGCGCTATCTGGCGTCCGCGGAGCGAGGTCAAATCGTGCGCGCGCGCGTCGATCCCTATCCCGATGAAGTGTTCGAGGGGAAGGTCACGTCCGTGGTGCGCGCCGTGGACGCTTCGACCCGAACTTTCGTGGTCGAGGCGGAGATCCCGAACCGCGACGAGCGGCTGAAGCCGGGGCTCTTCGCCAGAGTCGAGCTGGACCTCGCGGTGCCGGCGCCCTAG